From Stenotrophomonas maltophilia, a single genomic window includes:
- the gnd gene encoding phosphogluconate dehydrogenase (NAD(+)-dependent, decarboxylating) has protein sequence MDIAMIGLGRMGANMAQRLHRGGHRVVGYDPGEGARQRAAEAGLEVVDSLAAAVAALPVPRVVWLMVPAGETVDQTLGQLTPHLAEGDIVIDGGNSNYQDSIRRAKALAEDDLGYVDCGTSGGVWGLQEGYSLMVGGDAPVVEQIAPLLRTLAPAEDRGWARVGPSGAGHFTKMVHNGIEYGMMQAYAEGFALMERKQEMELDLAQVAEVWRHGSVVRSWLLDLSTEALKRNPSLDGIAPYVEDSGEGRWTVAEAIALDVPAPVITLSLLERLRSRESNSFTDRLLSAMRNEFGGHAIKKS, from the coding sequence ATGGATATTGCAATGATCGGCCTCGGCCGCATGGGCGCCAACATGGCCCAGCGCCTGCATCGCGGCGGCCACCGCGTGGTCGGCTACGACCCGGGCGAAGGCGCCCGCCAGCGCGCCGCCGAGGCCGGCCTGGAAGTGGTGGATTCGCTGGCAGCTGCCGTCGCCGCGCTGCCGGTGCCGCGCGTGGTGTGGCTGATGGTGCCGGCCGGCGAAACCGTCGACCAGACCCTGGGCCAGCTGACCCCGCACCTGGCCGAGGGTGACATCGTCATCGACGGTGGCAACTCCAACTACCAGGACTCGATCCGTCGCGCCAAGGCGTTGGCCGAAGACGATCTGGGCTACGTCGACTGCGGCACCAGCGGTGGCGTGTGGGGCCTGCAGGAAGGCTACAGCCTGATGGTCGGCGGCGACGCCCCGGTGGTGGAGCAGATCGCCCCGTTGCTGCGCACGCTGGCACCGGCCGAGGATCGCGGCTGGGCCCGTGTCGGTCCCTCCGGTGCCGGCCATTTCACCAAGATGGTCCACAACGGCATCGAGTACGGAATGATGCAGGCCTACGCCGAAGGCTTCGCGCTGATGGAGCGCAAGCAGGAGATGGAACTGGACCTGGCCCAGGTGGCGGAGGTGTGGCGCCATGGCAGCGTGGTGCGTTCGTGGCTGCTGGACCTGAGCACCGAAGCGCTCAAGCGCAATCCGTCGTTGGACGGCATCGCCCCGTACGTCGAGGATTCGGGTGAAGGCCGCTGGACCGTGGCCGAAGCGATTGCCTTGGACGTGCCGGCCCCGGTAATCACGCTGTCGCTGCTGGAACGCCTGCGTTCACGCGAATCCAATTCGTTCACCGACCGTCTGCTGTCGGCGATGCGCAACGAATTCGGCGGCCACGCCATCAAGAAGTCGTAA
- a CDS encoding DUF2242 domain-containing protein: MRASRLTSAAVALSSALILSACGGRAADSTLLRESFDSGDTFSRTVDGRPGDACEAARRTLLSQGYAIARSDEAQVEGNKNFQPRDDDHEQLVLRISCAPRGSQTLVFVSAVQDRYALKKSPTSASVGVGALGSVSLPFGSNDDSLVKVASSTVTDAEFYRRFFQRLQQYLPADAATPAPPASPVPATPEPAPASTDQG, translated from the coding sequence ATGCGGGCCTCCCGTCTTACCAGCGCTGCCGTGGCCCTCAGCAGCGCCCTGATCCTGTCGGCCTGTGGTGGCCGTGCCGCCGACAGCACCCTGCTGCGTGAATCCTTTGATTCCGGCGACACCTTCTCGCGCACCGTCGATGGCCGTCCCGGTGATGCCTGCGAAGCGGCGCGGCGGACCCTGCTCAGCCAGGGCTATGCCATTGCCCGCTCGGACGAGGCACAGGTGGAGGGCAACAAGAATTTCCAGCCCCGCGACGACGATCACGAGCAGCTGGTGCTGCGCATCTCCTGTGCGCCGCGTGGCAGCCAGACGCTGGTGTTCGTCAGCGCGGTGCAGGACCGCTATGCGCTGAAGAAGAGCCCGACGTCGGCCAGCGTGGGCGTGGGTGCACTGGGCTCGGTGTCGCTGCCGTTCGGCAGCAACGATGATTCGCTGGTGAAAGTCGCCAGCAGCACAGTCACCGATGCGGAGTTCTATCGTCGTTTCTTCCAGCGCCTGCAGCAGTACCTGCCTGCGGACGCAGCCACGCCCGCGCCGCCTGCTTCGCCCGTACCTGCGACTCCGGAACCTGCACCGGCCAGCACGGACCAGGGGTGA